A region from the Vicia villosa cultivar HV-30 ecotype Madison, WI linkage group LG3, Vvil1.0, whole genome shotgun sequence genome encodes:
- the LOC131656864 gene encoding transcription factor PRE3: MSSRRSRSRQTTSSRNITDDQIHDLVSKLQQLLPEIRNRTSDKASASRVLQETCNYIRNLHREVDDLSERLSELLATTDTAQAAIIRNLLMQ; this comes from the exons ATGTCTAGCAGGAGGTCACGGTCTAGGCAAACAACTAGTTCAAGGAATATCACCGACGATCAGATCCATGATCTTGTTTCCAAGTTGCAGCAGCTTCTTCCTGAGATTCGCAATAGGACCTCTGACAAG GCTTCAGCTTCGAGGGTGTTGCAGGAGACATGCAACTATATTAGAAATTTGCACAGAGAAGTGGACGACCTTAGCGAACGTTTATCTGAGCTACTGGCTACAACAGACACGGCACAAGCAGCAATCATTAGAAATTTACTTATGCAATAG